From Uranotaenia lowii strain MFRU-FL unplaced genomic scaffold, ASM2978415v1 HiC_scaffold_1145, whole genome shotgun sequence, the proteins below share one genomic window:
- the LOC129759157 gene encoding uncharacterized protein LOC129759157: protein VIISLFGVALAANAINAEDGVAPAAFQDSSAAARRNDKRAIGLVDTTGLSYDYTALHHHPVAVAAPVAASTTVVKSAGYHGLPVSAGYTNLGLDRLGYSGIYHPVTTGYTTSYQTGYGGLGYGSGIPVASAAAGYGKLVHPGTTTYQKVVQTYPHLGSTVGAVAPALGYTSLAGYHPAGLLY, encoded by the exons GTCATCATTTCGCTTTTTGGTGTGGCTTTGGCCGCCAACGCCATCAATGCCGAAGATGGAGTTGCTCCAGCAGCATTCCAAGACTCCAGCGCTGCCGCTAGGCGAAACGATAAACGAGCCATCGGACTGGTAGACACCACCGGACTAAGCTACGACTACACCGCCCTTCATCATCACCCGGTTGCTGTGGCTGCTCCAGTAGCTGCTTCCACTACCGTCGTCAAATCCGCTGGCTATCATGGACTTCCTGTGAGTGCTG GATACACCAACCTTGGCCTGGACAGACTGGGCTACAGCGGAATCTATCATCCAGTGACCACCGGATACACCACCAGCTACCAGACCGGATACGGAGGTCTCGGTTACGGTTCGGGAATCCCAGTGGCCTCGGCAGCTGCCGGATACGGAAAGTTGGTCCACCCCGGAACTACCACGTACCAGAAGGTGGTCCAAACCTATCCTCATCTGGGATCAACAGTGGGAGCCGTGGCACCAGCTCTGGGTTACACCAGTTTGGCCGGATATCATCCCGCAGGATTGCTCTACTAA